Proteins co-encoded in one Nicotiana sylvestris chromosome 7, ASM39365v2, whole genome shotgun sequence genomic window:
- the LOC138873069 gene encoding uncharacterized protein, which yields MARKMKSLEQSLKNMQGLSGQKSVSYSDLGMFPHGHVPVGFKMPKFEKYDGHGDPVAHLKRYCNQLRGSGGKEELLMAYFGESLTGITSEWYTDQETTHWHVWDDMARDFVRQFQYNMDIAPNINTLSNLKKNITKSFREYAVKWREQAARVKPSLDEVEMVTVFLQAQEADYFQNIMADMGRLFAEAIKIGEIVENGLKTGRILSHTAFKATSQAAQNVEGLIEVERIIFQDEEAPDVMNNLWPAYNIGPIVGMICEAVEFDPALKAIAAIAEAGEKPENDRQA from the exons atggctcggaagatgaagagcctagaacaaagcctgaaaaacatgcaaggtctgagtggccaaaagagtgtgtCATACTCTGACCTCGGTATGTTTCCCCATGGCCACGTGCCAGTTGGcttcaaaatgccaaaatttgaaaagtacgatgggcacggagacccggtcgctcatctgaaacgatactgtaaccagttgaggggttctggtggaaaagaggagctgctaatggcctatttcgGGGAAAGCCTCACTGGAATCACTTCTGAGTGGTATACAGATCAAGAAACTACTCATTGGCACGTGTGGGATGATATGGCCAGAGATTTTGTTCgccagttccaatataatatggaCATCGCTCCCAACATAAacactttgtccaatttgaaaaagaatatCACGAaaagcttccgcgaatatgctgtcaaatggcgtgagcaagctgcgAGGGTAAAGCCTTCGTTAGATGAAGttgaaatggtcacggtctttctgcaggcccaagaggctgactacttccagaacataaTGGCCGATATGGGTAGGCTgtttgctgaggctatcaaaattggggaaatagTTGAAAACGGTTTAAAAACGGGCCGAATCTTGAGTCATACTGCCTTTAAGGCCACATCACAGGCTGCTCAGAATG ttgagggtttgattgaagttgaaagaattatttttcaggatgaagaagctcctgatgtgatgaatAATTTGTGGCCTGCCTACAACatcgggccaatagtcggaatgatttgtgaagctgtggaatttgatccggcattgaaggccattgcagccattgccgaggcAGGAGAAAAGCCAGAAAATGAtcgccaagcatga